In Bacteroidota bacterium, one DNA window encodes the following:
- a CDS encoding NAD(P)H-dependent oxidoreductase has translation MHILGISGSPRRGSAAANLLGSVASIGDDQVTMTIYESLIELPHFSPELDIEPALDPIAELRRQLRDADAIIICTPEYAFSMPSVLKNALEWSVSSGEFNTKPTATISTSPLYGGGELAHQELLMVLKAVGAQIPEHGSVTVRNTRKRITPEGTIVDAELERELHVLLEGLLSLARSKADE, from the coding sequence ATGCACATTCTCGGCATAAGCGGGAGCCCCCGCCGAGGCTCGGCCGCAGCGAATCTTCTCGGATCTGTCGCCAGCATTGGCGACGATCAGGTGACGATGACAATCTACGAATCGCTCATCGAGCTCCCACATTTCTCACCTGAACTCGATATCGAACCTGCTCTCGATCCCATCGCCGAATTGCGCCGGCAACTACGTGATGCCGATGCGATCATCATCTGTACCCCCGAGTATGCGTTCAGCATGCCGAGTGTATTGAAGAACGCATTGGAGTGGTCCGTTTCAAGTGGTGAGTTCAATACCAAACCGACGGCGACAATCAGTACATCTCCGCTGTACGGTGGAGGCGAACTTGCACATCAGGAACTGCTGATGGTTCTCAAAGCTGTTGGTGCGCAGATTCCGGAGCACGGATCGGTAACTGTGCGCAACACTCGTAAGCGCATTACCCCGGAGGGGACGATCGTTGATGCGGAGTTGGAGCGAGAGCTTCACGTACTGCTCGAGGGGCTCCTTTCCCTCGCGCGGAGCAAAGCCGACGAGTGA
- a CDS encoding YdeI/OmpD-associated family protein, with the protein MPTTTTPTPTYFETPEQFRAWLKRNHASATELYVGFYKKSSGKPSITWPESVDEALCVGWIDAVRKRIDHERYYIRFTPRKPKSIWSAVNIKRIGELKALGRLQKAGLIAFESRDTTRSNKYSFEQSVPIEFTPAQRAQFKANKKAWTWFESKAPSYRKAATWWVISAKREETKAKRLLTLIEDSAAGRVIKPLSY; encoded by the coding sequence ATGCCGACCACCACCACCCCCACGCCTACATACTTCGAGACCCCGGAGCAATTCCGTGCATGGCTGAAAAGGAATCATGCCTCGGCAACCGAGCTCTATGTGGGTTTCTATAAGAAGAGCTCTGGCAAACCGAGTATCACATGGCCCGAATCGGTCGACGAGGCGCTGTGTGTCGGTTGGATCGATGCCGTGCGCAAACGGATCGACCACGAGCGATACTATATTCGATTCACTCCGCGCAAACCGAAGAGCATCTGGAGTGCGGTGAACATTAAACGCATCGGCGAACTCAAGGCCCTCGGCCGCTTGCAGAAAGCCGGTTTGATTGCGTTCGAGTCGCGCGATACGACGAGATCGAACAAATACTCGTTCGAGCAGTCGGTGCCTATCGAATTCACACCGGCACAACGTGCGCAATTCAAAGCCAACAAGAAGGCCTGGACGTGGTTCGAATCGAAAGCGCCTTCGTATCGCAAAGCAGCGACCTGGTGGGTCATTAGCGCCAAACGCGAAGAGACCAAAGCGAAGAGACTTCTGACACTTATCGAGGACTCGGCCGCAGGCAGGGTGATCAAGCCATTATCGTATTAA
- the pheS gene encoding phenylalanine--tRNA ligase subunit alpha: MTVSELQARTSELLTELRGATSAAELESFKLAHLVRKGSIAELFEQLKTVSKEDKPAVGKALNALRTTVESAFKEKEEGIGNGPAKTTETIDLTMPPRPLPVYEPGHEHPLTSTLERMVAIFTAMGFDVADGPEIEDDLHNFEKLNFAPDHPARDMQDTFFIKPSADWTPTSEERPILLRTHTSPVQVRVMESWPLPIRAVMPGRVYRNEEITARSAACFFQLEGLVIDKGVTMADLKAVLLEFARQFFGADSKIRLRPSYFPFTEPSVEVDVSCYLCGGKGCRVCKHSGWLEILGAGMVHPNVLKACGIDPEVYTGYAFGMGIDRTALMRYGINDIRMFTENDFRFLRQF, from the coding sequence ATGACCGTAAGCGAATTACAAGCAAGAACTTCCGAATTGCTCACCGAACTTCGGGGTGCGACAAGCGCCGCCGAGCTCGAATCATTCAAGCTTGCCCATTTGGTGCGTAAGGGCTCTATTGCCGAGCTCTTCGAGCAACTAAAGACTGTTTCCAAGGAGGATAAACCCGCTGTCGGCAAGGCACTCAACGCGTTGCGCACAACGGTCGAATCCGCCTTTAAGGAGAAAGAAGAGGGCATCGGCAACGGTCCTGCCAAAACGACGGAAACGATCGACCTAACGATGCCCCCGCGTCCGCTGCCAGTATACGAACCGGGTCACGAACATCCGCTGACCTCGACACTCGAACGGATGGTCGCCATCTTTACGGCGATGGGCTTTGACGTTGCCGATGGTCCGGAGATCGAAGATGACCTACACAATTTTGAAAAGCTGAATTTCGCGCCCGATCACCCGGCGCGCGACATGCAGGACACGTTTTTTATCAAACCGTCCGCCGATTGGACGCCAACAAGCGAGGAACGACCGATCCTGCTTCGCACCCATACGTCGCCTGTTCAGGTGCGCGTCATGGAATCATGGCCGTTGCCGATTCGTGCGGTTATGCCGGGCCGAGTCTATCGCAACGAAGAGATCACGGCACGCAGCGCGGCCTGCTTCTTCCAACTCGAAGGGCTGGTGATTGACAAGGGTGTGACAATGGCAGACCTCAAGGCCGTTCTGCTCGAATTCGCCCGTCAGTTCTTCGGAGCCGATTCGAAAATCCGCCTGCGTCCGTCATACTTCCCCTTCACCGAGCCGAGTGTGGAAGTGGACGTCAGTTGCTACCTCTGCGGTGGCAAGGGCTGCCGCGTCTGCAAACATAGTGGCTGGCTCGAGATCCTGGGTGCTGGGATGGTACATCCGAACGTACTGAAGGCCTGTGGCATTGATCCGGAAGTGTATACCGGCTATGCATTCGGCATGGGCATCGACCGCACAGCGCTCATGCGCTACGGTATCAACGATATTCGGATGTTCACCGAAAACGATTTTCGTTTCTTACGGCAATTTTAG
- the pfkA gene encoding 6-phosphofructokinase: MKTIGVLTAGGDAPGMNACIRSITRVARHYDMKVLGVNHGYTGLIKGDYTDLIRSSVSNIIQRGGTILKSARTPEFLNPKGRAKAFESMKAAGMDALIVIGGDGTSRAAAAMCEEYDIPIVGCPGTIDNDLYGTDYTIGFDTAVNTALESIDKIRDTADAFERTFYIEVMGRTSGFIALDVGLSCGAEFIAIPERPTTVDDIMQVFQKQRATKRSNMIVVAEGAEGGGAIKLAEEVKARTGIDYRVTILGHVQRGGSPTARDRILATKLGAAAVAALRDGRTNVMTGEVKGALTLTPFIEAATIKKQVDPILSELSMVLAE; this comes from the coding sequence ATCAAAACCATCGGAGTATTGACCGCCGGCGGCGACGCGCCGGGAATGAACGCATGCATTCGTTCGATCACGCGTGTTGCCAGACATTACGACATGAAAGTGCTCGGTGTCAATCATGGCTACACCGGACTCATCAAAGGCGACTACACCGATCTTATTCGCTCGTCGGTCTCGAATATTATTCAGCGTGGCGGTACGATTCTGAAGTCCGCACGCACACCGGAGTTTCTCAACCCCAAGGGCCGCGCCAAAGCGTTCGAGTCGATGAAGGCGGCGGGCATGGATGCGCTGATCGTCATTGGCGGCGACGGCACGTCACGCGCAGCGGCAGCGATGTGCGAAGAGTACGACATTCCAATCGTCGGCTGCCCCGGCACCATCGACAACGATCTGTACGGCACCGACTATACGATCGGCTTCGACACGGCCGTCAATACTGCGCTTGAAAGCATCGATAAGATTCGCGATACCGCCGACGCATTCGAGCGGACGTTCTATATCGAGGTCATGGGTCGCACCAGCGGGTTCATTGCACTCGACGTGGGTTTGAGCTGCGGAGCGGAGTTCATTGCCATCCCCGAACGCCCGACGACCGTGGATGATATAATGCAGGTCTTTCAGAAACAACGCGCTACCAAACGATCGAACATGATTGTCGTCGCCGAAGGAGCGGAAGGGGGCGGTGCGATTAAACTTGCGGAAGAAGTAAAAGCCCGCACCGGTATCGACTACCGAGTAACGATCCTCGGTCATGTCCAGCGTGGTGGCAGTCCGACGGCTCGTGACCGCATCCTTGCCACAAAACTCGGCGCAGCAGCGGTCGCCGCATTGCGCGATGGTCGCACGAACGTCATGACCGGCGAGGTGAAAGGTGCGCTGACACTCACCCCGTTCATCGAAGCGGCAACGATCAAGAAACAGGTCGATCCGATCCTGAGCGAACTCAGCATGGTACTGGCCGAATGA